One stretch of Excalfactoria chinensis isolate bCotChi1 chromosome 2, bCotChi1.hap2, whole genome shotgun sequence DNA includes these proteins:
- the LOC140247915 gene encoding LOW QUALITY PROTEIN: uncharacterized protein (The sequence of the model RefSeq protein was modified relative to this genomic sequence to represent the inferred CDS: substituted 2 bases at 2 genomic stop codons) yields the protein MLLPPVQAFTNGLCGRNRGNSRMMFLVKDLRCTVREAEQRVSIGPEQGAWCQESLAWSQESNPSPSSQRQETFLLLQTSPGHQAALQSATQPCPHPAPCPGVRGPLRRPXACSXWGLLCSFQLCFVCGSSRASITCAEPGCERSFHLPCAYEGQCVTQYFGEFRAFCWEHRPQQAAQAAPEPDTTCIICMEPVGDSRSYGTMVCPACQQAWFHRACIQRMALCSERHSFQCPNCRDAKAFLHDLLTVGIRIPERMPTRDNTNAYAALAVWHRRCVASDCLYPHGRARSGEGPWELLLCSSCAARGTHRRCAYLSDSTTGWECNACAGEGTASSTGSGLAGLDTTSQQGLQTSPSSVTPESGSSGTTSQQELQTSQSSVTPESGSSDTTSQAPSEPANRSSVPESSSLSSQRRPEWRRLCWRLHRMDDSCQESQGCCGSTHNAALRASQGTSRSSRHCPALGYNLRCRQGQRARTRSRSPLQRRAPASPSRPQRHRGSRQPAIPGAQSCTRSYATPAAPGSSRASTTADGSPSSHPGRARTRSRSPLRRRAAETDSQPRRRRTSRARRRGPAQGRSRSREPRRAQRITSRPC from the exons ATGCTCTTACCTCCCGTGCAGGCCTTTACCAACGGTCTTTGTGGTCGCAACCGAGGTAACAGCAGGATGATGTTCCTCGTAAAAGACCTGCGATGCACAGtgagggaggcagagcagagggtgagCATTGGACCGGAACAGGGAGCTTGGTGCCAGGAGAGCTTAGCctggtcccaagaaagcaatcccagcccctcctcccagcgccaggagacattcctgctcttgcagaccagccctggtcaccaggcagctctgcagagtgccacccagccctgcccgcatccTGCGCCCTGCCCAGGGGTGCGGGGCCCGCTGCGtaggccctgagcctgcagctgatgggggctgctctgctctttccagctctgcttcgtcTGTGGCAGTTCGAGGGCCAGCATCACCTGCGCAGAGCCGGGATGTGAGCGGAGCTTCCATCTCCCCTGCGCCTACGAGGGTCAGTGCGTCACCCAGTACTTCGGGGAGTTCAG ggccttctgctgggagcaccgccCGCAGCAGGCAGCGCAGGCAGCACCGGAGCCGGACACGACCTGCATTATCTGCATGGAGCCCGTAGGGGACAGCAGGTCGTAcggcaccatggtgtgcccagcctgccaacaagcctggttccaccgggcctgcatccag agaatggccCTGTGCTCCGAGCGGCACAGCTTCCAGTGTCCCAACTGTAGAGATGCAAAGGCATTTCTTCACGACTTGCTGACTGTGGGGATCCGAATCCCAGAGAG AATGCCGACACGGGACAACACCAACGCCTATGCAGCACTGGCAGTGTGGCACCGACGCTGCGTGGCCAGCGACTGCCTTTACCCTCATGGCAGAGCGCggtcaggagaggg AccttgggagctgctcctctgcagctcctgtgctgcacgagGCACCCACCGCCGCTGTGCCTACCTGAGTGATAGCACAACCGGATGGGAGTGCAAtgcctgtgctggagagggcaccg cATCCAGCACCGGCTCAGGTCTTGCTGGCCTCGacaccaccagccagcagggGCTGCAGACATCTCCAAGCTCTGTGACACCAGAGAGCGGCAGCTCCGgcaccaccagccagcaggagctgcagacatCTCAAAGCTCTGTGACACCAGAGAGCGGCAGCTCCGACACCACCAGCCAGGCACCATCTGAGCCAGCTAACCGCTCCagtgtgcctgagagcagcagcctgtCCAGCCAGCGCAGGCCAGAATGGAGGAGACTCTGCTGGCGTTTACATCGTATGGACGACTCATGTCAGGAGTCGCAAGGGTGCTGTGGGAGCACCCACAATGCTGCCCTGAGAGCCAGCCAGGGGACATCTCGGTCCTCGAGGCACTGCCCTGCGCTGGGCTACAACCTCAGGTGCAGACAGGGACAGCGGGCCCGGACAAGAAGCCGCTCTCCATTGCAGCGCCGGGCCCCAGCATCCCCGAGCCGGCCCCAGAGACACCGCGGGAGCAGGCAGCCAGCgatcccaggtgctcagagctgcacccgcaGCTACGCCACACCGGCAGCACCggggtcctccagggcttccACAACAGCCGACGGAAGCCCATCCAGTCATCCAGGGCGGGCCCGGACTCGAAGCCGCTCGCCTCTCCGTCGGCGGGCTGCGGAGACCGACAGCCAGCCCCGAAGACGCCGCACGAGCCGGGCCAGGCggcgagggccagcccaggggcggAGCCGCTCCCGCGAACCACGTCGGGCCCAGCGCATCACCAGCCGGCCCTGCTGA